The proteins below are encoded in one region of Helianthus annuus cultivar XRQ/B chromosome 2, HanXRQr2.0-SUNRISE, whole genome shotgun sequence:
- the LOC110892100 gene encoding agglutinin, which yields MGSTSDFEGLITHGPWGTFFQGEEWAYKPKGSIEKIIVQHGEAVDSITFQSNSSEDESQGRFFGDNVLRTTSEVTTISIDCSNEYLMSISGTVGRVKAYDVVKSICFKTNLNVYGPYGIDEGTAFSYEVKDEVIVGFHGRAGNYYLIAIGVYVIPKSPASLPTFTYEGKIKNELCSRMSRVVMPRDVGPWGAGGGKAWDDGVFSTIKQVHVHVGELNVIYALQFEYQKRDGKSILSQIHGGTDGLEIKRVNLDKHDEFITGISGFYGPVKGYNGLETIASISFHTNKMIHGPFGEERGAGYVYFCSTPYPGKVVGFHGRNNGFLGAIGVHMEYF from the exons ATG GGAAGTACAAGCGATTTTGAAGGATTAATAACTCATGGACCATGGGGTACTTTTTTCCAGGGGGAGGAATGGGCTTATAAGCCTAAAGGCTCTATTGAAAAGATAATTGTTCAGCATGGAGAAGCTGTTGACTCCATCACATTCCAAAGTAACTCCAGTGAAGATGAATCTCAAGGTCGTTTCTTTGGTGACAATGTTCTTAGGACTACCAGTGAAGTAACCACG ATTTCCATTGACTGTTCCAATGAATATTTGATGTCAATAAGTGGGACAGTTGGTCGTGTAAAGGCATATGATGTAGtaaagtcaatatgctttaagaCAAATCTGAACGTTTATGGCCCGTATGGCATTGATGAGGGAACTGCTTTCTCATATGAAGTCAAAGACGAGGTGATTGTAGGATTTCATGGGCGTGCAGGCAATTATTACCTCATTGCTATTGGGGTTTATGTGATACCCAAATCACCTGCGTCTCTTCCAACGTTTACATATGAAGGCAAAATAAAGAATGAG TTATGCTCTAGGATGTCTAGAGTGGTGATGCCAAGGGACGTTGGCCCGTGGGGAGCAGGTGGAGGTAAAGCTTGGGATGATGGAGTTTTTTCTACCATcaaacaagttcatgttcatgtaGGAGAGCTGAATGTGATTTACGCGCTTCAGTTTGAATATCAGAAAAGGGATGGTAAATCCATTTTGTCACAAATCCATGGAGGAACAGATGGACTTGAAATAAAAAGG GTTAATTTGGATAAACACGATGAGTTTATTACTGGAATATCCGGGTTCTATGGACCTGTTAAAGGGTATAATGGATTGGAAACTATTGCATCAATTAGTTTTCACACAAACAAGATGATTCATGGGCCATTTGGAGAAGAAAGGGGTGCAGGGTATGTTTATTTTTGTTCAACACCATATCCAGGAAAAGTGGTTGGTTTTCATGGAAGGAATAACGGATTCTTAGGTGCGATTGGTGTTCATATGGAGTATTTCTGA